The Sulfurimonas hydrogeniphila genome includes a window with the following:
- a CDS encoding putative quinol monooxygenase has product MTITKSVTFIAKEGCEEKMKELLSAMVAPSKAEKGCIFYEIFQYKNDKKRFMAVETWENEAALNGHKASAHYKVYKSSYEPYCEDKYTDELEVLG; this is encoded by the coding sequence ATGACAATTACAAAAAGCGTAACATTCATAGCAAAAGAGGGCTGTGAAGAAAAAATGAAAGAACTGCTGTCTGCAATGGTAGCACCGAGCAAGGCAGAAAAAGGCTGTATTTTTTATGAAATATTTCAATACAAAAACGATAAAAAAAGATTTATGGCAGTTGAGACCTGGGAAAATGAAGCTGCACTGAACGGGCATAAAGCCTCTGCCCATTATAAAGTATATAAATCTTCATACGAGCCATACTGTGAAGACAAATACACAGATGAATTAGAAGTGTTGGGCTAA